From the genome of Nitrospirota bacterium, one region includes:
- a CDS encoding bifunctional (p)ppGpp synthetase/guanosine-3',5'-bis(diphosphate) 3'-pyrophosphohydrolase: MIPEPGLLSQPVEPTKVSIEDIVAKVKAYNPQASIDVLVRAYHASAKAHEGQTRKSGEPYVFHPLAVAEILTALKMDVPSIVAGLLHDTIEDTLLPRETIEQEFGADVLRLVDGVTKIGKIRFKSHEEKQAENFRKMVLSMAEDIRVILIKLADRLHNMRTLGVLRPDKQQRIARETLEIYAPLANRLGIGWMKNELEDLCFRYLRPEAYQTLASKVAKQIVERQRYVDTVIAKVKAAMAEYGFTGEVFGRPKHFYGIYSKMERREIPFEEVYDLIGIRIVTDTKIACYGILGMIHSLWKPVPGRFKDYIGVPKSNLYQSLHTTVIGPQGEHVEFQIRTEEMHRIAEEGIAAHWRYKDQGQIDEKDNRLFAWLRQLVEWQQDLTDNRQFLNSIKMDLFSDEIYVFTPKGDVIELVKGATPIDLAYAVHTEVGHRCTGAKVNGKLAPLKTVLKSGDTVEVLTSPNQVPSKDWLKIAKTPKAKTRIKHWIKVEERKQSLEIGRRLLERELRRSHLSPVEVFKSEVLNKVASDSGLASVDDLLVALSYGRVSLNHVINRLLPEPALKEGLKDKLLTSIGKQGRGVTIKGVNDIMINLAKCCNPVPGDKILGFITRGRGLSIHTADCPNVDELDYDRDRLVEVDWDVKDVATHPVKISVITQDRPGMLAKISSAITAADANISHAEVTTTDEKKAVFQFVVEVRDTAHLAKVFQNIEGVDGVIQCRRSRRG; the protein is encoded by the coding sequence ATGATTCCTGAGCCCGGGCTGCTTTCCCAGCCGGTCGAACCGACCAAGGTCTCGATCGAGGACATCGTCGCCAAGGTCAAGGCTTACAATCCGCAAGCCTCGATTGATGTGCTGGTGCGCGCGTACCATGCCTCGGCCAAGGCCCACGAGGGGCAAACCCGCAAATCCGGCGAACCGTACGTGTTTCACCCGCTCGCGGTCGCGGAAATTCTCACCGCGTTGAAGATGGATGTTCCCTCCATCGTGGCGGGACTCTTGCACGATACGATCGAGGACACGCTCCTCCCGCGCGAGACCATCGAGCAGGAGTTCGGCGCGGACGTGCTGCGGCTCGTGGACGGGGTCACCAAGATCGGGAAGATCCGCTTCAAGAGCCACGAGGAAAAACAGGCGGAAAACTTCCGCAAGATGGTCCTCTCCATGGCGGAGGACATCCGGGTGATCCTGATCAAACTGGCCGATCGCCTCCACAATATGCGGACGTTGGGAGTGTTGCGGCCGGACAAACAACAGCGCATTGCGCGCGAAACGCTGGAAATCTACGCGCCCCTGGCCAATCGCCTCGGGATCGGGTGGATGAAGAACGAACTCGAAGACCTCTGCTTCCGGTACCTGCGACCGGAAGCGTACCAAACGCTCGCCTCCAAGGTGGCCAAACAAATCGTCGAGCGGCAACGCTACGTGGACACGGTGATCGCAAAGGTCAAAGCGGCGATGGCGGAATACGGATTCACCGGCGAGGTGTTCGGACGCCCCAAACATTTCTACGGGATCTACTCCAAGATGGAGCGCCGCGAAATCCCGTTCGAGGAGGTCTACGATCTCATCGGTATCCGGATCGTCACCGACACCAAAATCGCCTGCTACGGTATCCTGGGAATGATCCACTCCCTCTGGAAGCCGGTCCCCGGGCGGTTCAAAGACTACATCGGCGTCCCCAAGTCCAACCTCTATCAATCGCTGCATACCACCGTGATCGGCCCACAGGGCGAGCACGTGGAGTTCCAGATCCGCACCGAGGAGATGCACCGGATCGCGGAAGAAGGGATCGCGGCGCACTGGCGGTACAAGGACCAGGGACAAATCGACGAGAAGGACAACCGGTTGTTCGCCTGGCTGCGGCAGCTGGTGGAATGGCAGCAGGACCTGACCGACAATCGGCAGTTCCTCAACTCGATCAAGATGGACCTCTTTTCGGACGAAATCTACGTCTTCACTCCGAAGGGAGACGTGATCGAGTTGGTCAAAGGCGCCACCCCGATCGACTTGGCCTACGCGGTCCACACCGAGGTGGGCCACCGCTGCACCGGCGCCAAGGTCAACGGCAAGCTTGCTCCGCTCAAGACCGTGCTCAAGAGCGGGGACACGGTGGAAGTTCTGACCTCCCCGAATCAAGTTCCGTCCAAAGACTGGCTCAAGATCGCCAAGACGCCCAAGGCCAAAACGCGCATCAAGCACTGGATCAAGGTCGAAGAACGGAAACAGAGTCTGGAGATCGGCCGACGCCTGCTCGAGCGCGAACTGCGGCGAAGTCACCTGAGCCCGGTCGAAGTATTCAAATCCGAGGTCCTCAACAAAGTCGCGAGCGACAGCGGGTTGGCCTCGGTCGACGATCTGCTGGTCGCGCTGAGTTACGGCCGCGTGTCGCTCAACCACGTCATCAACCGCCTCCTCCCGGAGCCGGCTCTCAAGGAAGGGCTGAAAGACAAACTCCTGACATCGATCGGAAAACAGGGACGCGGCGTCACGATCAAAGGCGTCAACGACATCATGATTAACCTCGCCAAGTGCTGCAATCCGGTGCCGGGGGATAAGATCCTGGGATTCATCACCCGCGGGCGCGGGCTCTCGATCCACACCGCGGACTGTCCCAACGTGGACGAGCTGGATTACGACCGCGATCGGTTGGTCGAGGTCGACTGGGACGTGAAAGACGTCGCCACCCATCCCGTGAAGATCTCCGTGATTACGCAGGACCGTCCCGGCATGTTGGCCAAGATTTCTTCCGCCATCACCGCCGCCGACGCAAACATCAGCCACGCCGAAGTGACCACGACCGATGAAAAGAAGGCCGTGTTTCAATTCGTCGTCGAGGTGCGAGACACCGCTCACCTCGCCAAGGTTTTTCAGAACATCGAGGGCGTGGACGGGGTCATCCAGTGTCGGCGCAGCCGTCGCGGCTAG
- a CDS encoding DUF2203 domain-containing protein, protein MQSEEPSPKIFSYDQALELFPEVRRLTERAVTDAAIVEAQLLAIKGDTPRRQELEGEYAGVVREWARKVIELGCEVKGLWLVDFDNGEGYYCWKYPEPEIAYFHDYTSGFAGRTKIR, encoded by the coding sequence ATGCAATCCGAAGAACCATCCCCGAAAATCTTTAGTTACGACCAAGCGCTGGAGCTGTTTCCCGAAGTCCGCAGGCTCACCGAGCGAGCCGTAACCGACGCCGCGATCGTGGAGGCCCAGCTGCTCGCCATCAAGGGCGACACCCCCAGACGGCAAGAGCTTGAGGGGGAATACGCCGGTGTGGTGCGGGAGTGGGCCAGAAAAGTCATAGAGCTCGGCTGCGAGGTCAAAGGCCTCTGGCTCGTCGATTTCGACAACGGCGAGGGGTACTATTGCTGGAAGTATCCGGAGCCAGAAATCGCCTACTTCCACGACTACACGTCGGGTTTCGCCGGCCGCACCAAGATCCGCTAG